The following nucleotide sequence is from Phycisphaerae bacterium.
CCTTCGCGCAGGTCAGGACATTTCGACAACGACGCATTCTCGCGAGCCTGATCCTCCTGCCGCTCGTCACCATGCCGAGCATCTTCGCTTATGCCTGGCTGCTGCTCGCCACGCGGCCCGGCAGCCCGGTGACCGTATTTCTGCACGCCCTCGGCTGGAACGCCCCCGCCGCGCCGCCGTTTCAATCCGCCTGGGTCCTCGCGACGTGGCTGTGGCCGATTCCTGCGATGGTGCTCATCGCCGCTTTCAACCACGGCGGCCGCGCCGCCTACCACCTGGCCCTGACCGACGCATCCGGCCTCCGCGCGTTCCTGTGTGGCGCACTGCCGGTCATGCGCGCGCCGCTCGTCGCCGCCCTCGCCATCACGTTCATCCTCTCGGCAACGGATGCCACGATCGCGCCGCTGATGGGGGCAACCGAAGTCTGGCCCGTGGAGATGCTGGCGACGGCGTCAATCGCCGCAAAGTACGATCGACCCGCGGGATACTTGTTCTGGGCGTCTTGGCCGATGCTGGCGATGATTGCCCTCGTCGCTTGCGCAGCGGGTCCCGGTCTGCGGCAAATGGCACGGTGGGCGGACGCGCCGGACGACGAAATCACCGCGCCGGCCGGTCGTCGCCGCGCCGGCGTCTGGGTCATCACATGCCTGATCGCCGCGGGAATCGTCGTGCTGCCGATTGTCGTATTCTGCACCGAGTTGTCCACCGGCCGCGCCAGCGCCGCACAGTCTCTCGCGACCGCGTACCAAACCTTTCGCCGCGACGGCCTGGCCACATTGAGCGCGGCGGCGCTGGCAGCAGCGGCGGCCGTGGCGATGGCCGTCACGCTAATCGACGACGCCCAATTCGGTCGCCTCCGGCGCATCGCCGGCACGATCGCGACGGCGCTCGTTGTCGGCATGGCCGTCTTGCCGCCGGAATTGATCGGCACGGCGCTGGCGAGTTTCTATTCGCGCCTCGGCGACCCCGCGCGCTGGAATGTCTACGACCAGACACCCTGCGTCTGGGCCGCCTCGTTGGTCGCCCGATTTGGCTTCCTCCCCGTCTGCATTGCACGATTGATGAACCGCCGCACCCGCGAGGATCAGATCGCGCAAGCCCGCAGTGACGGCGCCTCAACGCTCGACATCATCGCCCACATCCGTCTTCCGGCGCTCGCCGGATCGCTCGCCGTCGCCGGCCTCCTCACGGCGTGCTTATCATTTTCCGAAATCGGCGCGACCATCCTCGTCCAACCGCCGCAATACTTCGGCGGAAGCCTCGCCGTGCAAGTCGATTCGCAAATGCATTACGGCCGGCAGGATGAAACCATCGCCTCCAGCCTGATGTTGATGATCCCAGCCATCATCGTCGCGCTGCTATTTCCGCTGCGCTGGCGAGTCCGCCGGGCGGCACTCGTTTTGATCTGCGCGATCGGCCTGGTCGGCTGCGACAGCCAACCCCGATCCGAGGGCCGCGTCGATTCCGTCTTCGGCGGTCCCGGCCTCTCCCCGGGCGAATTCAGCTACCCTCGCGCCCTCGCCGTCTCGCCCGTCGATGGCTGCGTCTACGTCGTCGACAAGACGGCCCGCATCCAGCGATTCAGCGCAACCGGCGAATATCAACATCAATGGCGGATGCCGGAGTGGACCAACGGCAAACCGACCGGCCTCTTTGTCGATCGCACGGACCAACTCTGGGTGGCGGACACGCACTACGCCCGCGTCATGGCCTTTGATCGCGACGGCAAGGAGATGCTCCGCTTCGGCCGCCACGGTGAAGGTCCCGGCGAGTTCACCTTTCCCTGCTCCGTCGCAGTAGGCCCCGACGATCTCGTCTACGTCGGCGAATACGGCGGCAACGACCGCGTCAACAAGTTCACCCGCGAAGGGACATTTGTCGGGGCCTTCGCCGACAAGGCCTCTGGTCCCGCCTGGGTCGAACGCCCCGTGGGGCTGGTTTTCGACGAGTCCGGCGATTTGTGGGTCGCCGACGCCTGTCACCATCGCATCTGCCGCTTCGGCCGCGACGGAAAATTGCTCTCGACTTTCGGTCAGCCCGGCAGCGAAGCCGGCCAACTCAACTACCCCTACGGCCTCGCCCTGGAAGCGGGCGGCACGATTCTCGTCGCCGATCGCGGAAACAACCGTATTGTCCGGTTCGACCGCGCCGGCAAATACCTCGGCCACTGGGGCGGTCCCGGCCGCGCGGTCGGTCAACTGGCCCAGCCCTGGGGCGTCGCCGTTTCCGCGAAGGGACTCATCTATGCACTCGATTCGTGGAATAATCGTATACAAGTGGTAGAGTGGTAGGGGGCACCTGGGCAAGGGCACGCAACCGATGGCTTCACTTTTCGAACGCTTCGACCGCCCGATGCTCCTCCTCCTCGCCCTCGTCATCCTCCTGACGGCGTGGATGGCCCGCCGCTCCCTCGCCGGTCTCGGCCCCATCCGCGGAAAGCTCTGCCTCGCGATGCGCTCCCTCGTCATCCTCCTCCTCGTCCTGGCCATCGCCGGGATGCATCGAGTGCTCAAGAGCGACGACCTCTCCGTCCTCTTCCTGCTCGATCAATCCCGCTCCATCCCCGTCGATCATCGCAAGCAATCCGAGGAGTTCATCCGCAACGTCACCGCGAAGATGAAGCCGAACGACCGCGCCGGCATCCTCACCTTCGACGGTCTCTCCAAGATCGAGCAACTGCCCAGCAAGCCCGGCCCCGACGGCGGCGTGCATGTGTCGATGCCGCTGGCGGACGGTCAGCGCCCCGATCGGACGAACCTCGCCCAGGGACTCCGCGTCGCCGCCGCCTGTGCGATGGACTCGACGAACAACCGCGTGGTCATCCTCTCCGACGGGATCCAGAACCTCGGCGACGCGCTGGAAGAGGCGAAGACCGCCCGGGCCAATCACATGCGCGTGGATGTGATTCCCCTCGTCCACGAAGAGGCCGCCGAAGTCGTCTTCGAGCAGATCGTCGTGCCCCCCTACGCAAACCTCCACGAACAGGTCCCCCTCCGCCTCATCGTCAAGAGCGATCGCGCGACCAGCGGCACCATCCTCATCCACCAGCGCGTCGGTCAGGACGAAACGCTGCTCGATCTGAATGCCGACAAGGAAGGCTCCGGTCGCCGCGTCACGCTCGAACAAGGCCGCAATGCCTTCGTCGTCCGTGTGCCTATCGCTACCGCCCGCACTCACGAATTCCGCGCGGAGTTCGTCCCTGACGAGCCCGCCGCCGACGGCATGGCCCAGAACAACGTCGCCCGCGCCTTCACCAACGTCGAGGGGCCCAAGGACGTCCTCTTCATCGGCACGCAGCGCGACCGCGCCGATGACGATGTGCTCATGGAGGCCCTGAAGCGCGAGGGCATCCGCGTTAGCTGGGAACCCTCCGAATCCGTCAACCTCGACACCGCCGTTCTTCAGGATTACGCAGCGATCGTCCTCTCCAATGTACCCGCGGATCATTTCAGCGCGGCACAGCAGCAGGCACTGGTGAGCTACGTCCGCGACCTCGGCGGCGGTGTGGTGATGATCGGCGGCGACGACAGCTTCGCCGCGGGCGGTTGGCAGGGTTCGCCCATCGAAGAGATCATGCCCGTCAAGTTCGACGTCGATTCCGTCAAGCAGATCCCCCGCGGGGCGCTGGCCATCGTCATGCACTCCTGCGAGATGCCGCAGGGCAACAAGTGGGGCATCGAGACCGCCGTCGCCGCGCTGAATACCGTCAGCCGCCTGGATTACTACGGCGTGGTCGGCTGGGGCATGACCGGCTTCGCGTGGGAAGTTCCCATGCAGACGGCGGGCAACAAGGAGGCGATCAAGAGCCAGCTCCGCAAGATGCAGAACGCGGACATGTTCGACTTCGACCCGCCGATGAAGATGGCGTTTCAGGCCCTGATGAGCTGCAAGGACGCCGCCCAGCGCCACATGATCATCATCTCCGACGGCGACCCGCAGCCGCCCTCCAGCGGCCTGCTCAATCAGATGGTCGGCAAGAAAGTCACCTGCTCGACCGTCTCCATCTTCCCCCACGGCGGCCAGGAGATCGCCACGATGCAGAACATCGCCAACGCCACGGGCGGTCGCTACTACTCGTTGAACAAGGCGGGCGACGAAAAAAAGCTGCCGCGGATCTTCGTGAAGGAGGCGAAGATCGTGCGCCGTCCGCTGGTCCGCGACGAGATCTTCACGCCCAAGCTGCGCCCCAACCTCTCCGAGATCATGCAGGGTATCGACACGAACTTCCCGCAGCTCCTCGGCTACGTCGTCACCACGCCGCGCAAGGTCGTCGACGTGGAGATGCCGCTCGTCACCGAGCGCGGCGATCCGCTCCTCGCGCATTGGCGCTGCGGGTTCGGCCGGACACTCGCCTTCACCAGCGGCCGCTGGAAGCACTGGGGCGCGAACTGGGCCGGCTGGCCCGCGTTCAGCAAGCTGTGGGCGCAGTCCGTCCGCTGGGTCATGCAGCAGGGCAGCGCCGCCAACTATGACGTCTCCACCACCGTCGTCGGCGACGAGGGACAGGTCGTCATCGAGAGCCTGCAGGAGGAGGGCTTCGCCAACTTTCAGCAATTCGAGGGCCGGGCAATTGCACCCGACGGGACCTCGACACCGGTGACGATCGTGCAGACAGGACCCGGTCGCTATGAAGGCAAGTTCCGCCTCGGCGAGCAAGGCTCGTACCTGCTCAACGTCGTCGCCGCCGGCGGCCCCGAGGGACGGCCGACGATGATCCGCACCGGCGTGAGCGTCGCTTACTCGCCGGAGTTTCGAGAGCTGGAGACGAATGAGGCCCTTCTCCGCGCCATCGCCGACGAGACGAACGGTCGCGTCCTGACTCCCGAGGCCGACGCCAAAATGGTCTTCGCCCACGACCTCCCACCGACGATCACGCGGACGCCGATCTGGCAGACGCTCCTGCAACTGGCGGTCTTCGCCTTCCTGCTCGACGTCGGCGTGCGCCGCATCGCCATTGACCCGGTCCGCGTCGCCCGCACAGTCCGCGGCTACATCGCCAGCCTGCCCGGCCTCGTTGGCGCGGGTCGTCGCGCGACGCGCACATTGGCCGAATTGAAGGATGTCCGCGAAAAGGTTCGCGCCGAGCGAACGGCCGAAGGACAGGCCCCGCAGCCGATCCCCGGCGCACCCTTGGAAGACCTCGCCCCGCCCTCCGCCGATGCTAAGTTCACCGGCGCAACCGGCCCGGCCAAACCCTCCGGCGATCTGATCGAAGCGATGGGTGGCGCGACGGCCGCTCCAAGCAAGCCCCCGCCTGCCAAGGTGAAAAAGGACGAACCTCCGCAGGAAGCCACCACCGCCCGCCTCCTCCGCGCCAAGAAGCGTACGCGCGATCAGCAGGATGATGGGAAAAAGTGAAGCGGTGTGGCACGGTCTCGCAGCAGCGAGGCCGTGGTGTCGCAAGCATGACCAACATCGCTACAATGGCATCCAGCAACTTACGGACCGGAGTAGGGTGGGCTCTGCCCGCCGTCCGCACTGACCACTAGCCACTGATCGCTGACCACTCGCGGAGCACTACATGGCCACACAGATCGACCCTGCGGTAGCCAAGGCGGCCGAGGAATTCCGCGTCAAGTTCAAGGCCGTCCGCGACGAGATCGGCAAGGCCATCGTCGGCCACACCGAGATCGTCGAGGGCGTCCTCACCTGCCTCTTCACCGGCGGTCATGCGCTCCTGGAGGGCGTGCCCGGCCTCGGCAAGACTTATCTGATCCGCTCGATGTCCGAGGCCCTCAAGCTCGAATTCTCCCGCATCCAGTTCACCCCCGACCTCATGCCCGCCGACATCATCGGCACCAACATCATCACCGAGAACGCCGAGACCGGCCGGCGGCAGTTTGAATTTCAGCGCGGTCCCCTCTTCTCCCAGATGGTCCTGGCCGACGAAGTCAACCGCGCCACGCCCAAGACGCAGTCCGCCCTGCTCGAGGCGATGCAGGAAAAGACCATCACCGTCGCCGGTCATCGCTACCAACTCGTCGCCCCGTTCTTCGTCATGGCCACGCAGAACCCCATCGAGCAGGAGGGCACCTACCCGCTGCCCGAGGCGCAGCTCGATCGCTTTTTCTACAAGCTCATCGTCCACTATTCGAGCCGCGCGGAGCTGGGCACCATCCTCGATCGCACGACGACCGGTCACAAGCCGGAGATCAAGCCGGTCATGAGCGGCGAGCAGATCGTCGGGGCGCAGAAGCTCGTGCAGCGGGTGATCCTCGCCCCGCACGTGCAGGACTACGCGATCCGCGTCACGCTGGCGACGCACCCGCGCGGCCAATTCGCGACGGAGTTGACCAACCGCTACGTCCGCTGGGGCGCCTCCCCCCGCGGCGCACAGGCCATCGCCCTGGCCGCCAAGGTCCGCGCGCTATTGGAAGGCCGCTACAACGTTGGTTTTGAGGATATCCGCCACGTCTATCTGCCCGCGATGCGGCACCGCGTACTGCTCAACTTCGAAGCGCAGGCCGAAGGCCTCGAATCCGACGCGGTGCTCAAGGACATTCTCGACAAAACGCCGACTGCCGCCGAACAGGCGGCGTGACCGATCATGCGCTGACCGATCGTCCTATCTGAGTAACGCGGAAACTAGTATCGGTATGTCTAGTTGGTTCACGATGCCATCAAAATTCACATCGGCGCAGCGGCAGACTATCTCATCTCCGAGCAAACAGGCAACAACTGACTGTACGTCAAGCCCATCGAGCGCTCCAGATGTGTTAATGTCCCCTGGCGTTGGACAATAATCTATTCGAGTCGTTGCCAGGTCGGAGCCGCTCCCATCCCGGAACGAATTGGAGAGAAGATATACTATTCCCGGAGTTTTGAAGGAAAGGTCAAAAGCGGCATCTCTGGAGTTGGGCTGCGAAGGGAGTTCTTTTGACCAGAACTTGTTGCCATTGGTGTCGAGCATGCGGACGGCGGGTCGAGTTCGGCTGCTCCCTCCAACAGTATAAGAAACGAAAATGTTTGCCGCTTCATCGACGCCGAGTCGATTATTGATGCCGAAAGTTAGATAACAATCGTCGCGGACATTCCAAAGTCTTTGCCCGTTAGAATCGTACTTGACAGTTAAGACCTGGGTGTCTGAGTCGCTATAGTAAATCGAGACTCCCGTCAGGACGGCGTTGTCCGATGAATCGATCGCCATGTCGTGCGCATACTCGTTGGCTCCCGAACCGTCATCGAAGGTCGTAGCCCATTGCTGTGATCCATGTCGATCGAATTTAGCGAGCTCGATTTTGGCAAGAGGATAATTAACTGTCGTCCCGGAAACAAAAACATCACCAGTCGAGGATACCGCCAATGATGAGGCCAAGAAACCCGTGTGCGCCGGTCCATCGCACAGGGCCGACCATCGTTCGTTTCCGTTCTTATTGTATTGTACGATCAGGGTGTCGAGAATTTCGGGATCTCGCTGTCGATAAAAACTCACGGCCACCGTTACATTTCCCTTGAAATCGACCGCCATGGCCTTTGCGCCGCCCAATTCAATCGTATCTGCGGGTATGAACGTCGACCACAGTTTCTGGCCCTCTGCGTCAAACTTCATGACCAATGCCCCGTCTTGCCCTACGTGATTGACGTCAAAAAACGTTGCGGCGACG
It contains:
- a CDS encoding glutamine amidotransferase yields the protein MASLFERFDRPMLLLLALVILLTAWMARRSLAGLGPIRGKLCLAMRSLVILLLVLAIAGMHRVLKSDDLSVLFLLDQSRSIPVDHRKQSEEFIRNVTAKMKPNDRAGILTFDGLSKIEQLPSKPGPDGGVHVSMPLADGQRPDRTNLAQGLRVAAACAMDSTNNRVVILSDGIQNLGDALEEAKTARANHMRVDVIPLVHEEAAEVVFEQIVVPPYANLHEQVPLRLIVKSDRATSGTILIHQRVGQDETLLDLNADKEGSGRRVTLEQGRNAFVVRVPIATARTHEFRAEFVPDEPAADGMAQNNVARAFTNVEGPKDVLFIGTQRDRADDDVLMEALKREGIRVSWEPSESVNLDTAVLQDYAAIVLSNVPADHFSAAQQQALVSYVRDLGGGVVMIGGDDSFAAGGWQGSPIEEIMPVKFDVDSVKQIPRGALAIVMHSCEMPQGNKWGIETAVAALNTVSRLDYYGVVGWGMTGFAWEVPMQTAGNKEAIKSQLRKMQNADMFDFDPPMKMAFQALMSCKDAAQRHMIIISDGDPQPPSSGLLNQMVGKKVTCSTVSIFPHGGQEIATMQNIANATGGRYYSLNKAGDEKKLPRIFVKEAKIVRRPLVRDEIFTPKLRPNLSEIMQGIDTNFPQLLGYVVTTPRKVVDVEMPLVTERGDPLLAHWRCGFGRTLAFTSGRWKHWGANWAGWPAFSKLWAQSVRWVMQQGSAANYDVSTTVVGDEGQVVIESLQEEGFANFQQFEGRAIAPDGTSTPVTIVQTGPGRYEGKFRLGEQGSYLLNVVAAGGPEGRPTMIRTGVSVAYSPEFRELETNEALLRAIADETNGRVLTPEADAKMVFAHDLPPTITRTPIWQTLLQLAVFAFLLDVGVRRIAIDPVRVARTVRGYIASLPGLVGAGRRATRTLAELKDVREKVRAERTAEGQAPQPIPGAPLEDLAPPSADAKFTGATGPAKPSGDLIEAMGGATAAPSKPPPAKVKKDEPPQEATTARLLRAKKRTRDQQDDGKK
- a CDS encoding MoxR family ATPase, which encodes MATQIDPAVAKAAEEFRVKFKAVRDEIGKAIVGHTEIVEGVLTCLFTGGHALLEGVPGLGKTYLIRSMSEALKLEFSRIQFTPDLMPADIIGTNIITENAETGRRQFEFQRGPLFSQMVLADEVNRATPKTQSALLEAMQEKTITVAGHRYQLVAPFFVMATQNPIEQEGTYPLPEAQLDRFFYKLIVHYSSRAELGTILDRTTTGHKPEIKPVMSGEQIVGAQKLVQRVILAPHVQDYAIRVTLATHPRGQFATELTNRYVRWGASPRGAQAIALAAKVRALLEGRYNVGFEDIRHVYLPAMRHRVLLNFEAQAEGLESDAVLKDILDKTPTAAEQAA